TGCACCTTCATGTATAACACAAGCATGCATACATATCATAGTACAGGCACCCTCTTTTTCCTGATAAATAAGAAGAATCGGTCTTCAAGTAGACTTGTTGATCCGACACGATTTGCAGCAAACCCCTGGGGACAGCGAATCACGCGTCCATGTACTGTGGAAAAGCTGATCTACTCTCCACGGAGCCTGGAGAGCAGCAGCAGTTTACAGTGAGCGTCAGAGTCGTAAATTCAAGCAACGGCACGATCAGTCCCATTTGGGTTCTTTCGAGGTAAAGGTTGGGGATCACGTTTTTCTGCGAGTTTGCATACCTCACACAAGCCTTTTTCAGAAGCTGTTTATATCCTGAGGATTAAATGTGACCAGGGCGTGCATAGCGCTATGTTACGAAATGATAGTGTAGAATCGGTCCATTCCCAAAAGTTTTGAGATAAAGCTGTGTAGTAATCGCAGAACTTTGCAGTCCGTAGAAGGGACATTATTTTTACAGAGAACacgaaacagcaaaaaaagacaaaagagaAACGAGTTTGAATGATTTCACGGAACCACCAAAGAATTTCTTCGAATGGCGAAACTAAAACGGTGTTCTAGACCAGTGGTGATGTGTTTGTTATGGCGACACAAATCGATTGTGAGAATGATATGGGTAATTCTCCCGCCACTATAAAGGTTCGACAGAAAATCTGTAGGCATTTAGCAATCATTGCCGCCATGAAATTACTGCTATTCCCTTTGATTGGTCTTGTCGCCGGTAAGACAAGTTTCAAGTCATATATTTATGCCGTATATTTCCTAATTTGAATTGTTGAAGGAGTGAAAACAGATGCAAACAGTACGTAAGATGTATGTCTTTTGTAGATTGATGAAGGTCCATGTAGAGCTATGTTGAGAAACTATGTGAAGGACGccggaaagaaaagaaagattccTCTAGCATTCCTCTAACATTCCTTATCTGGAGATGTCATGTTTGTGTTACTGTTTAAGAACAGTAACGTAAACATGACATAACATAACAATTTCAGTTGTCACAGTTGTCATTGATGGAAAATCATGGAAACTGCAATAATCCTCAAAtctccattttccatttttgttctcCATATAAACTGTCACTAGCATTTTTCAGATGGGCATGGGACCCAGTGGAAAAGCGTTGCGGATCAATTGAGTACGGTGGTTGCAGAGGCAACAGCAGTAACTTTGATTCACAAGGAGAATGCCTAGATGAGTGACGGAAAAAGCATGTCGGAAGAAACCTGAACCGAGACGCGTAAAATACATATttgcttctcttctttcataCACCCGACGACGGTAATGTAAATGAATACATGtaactgaatgaaaaaaaaaactacaattaCATTTGTTGGACGAAATAGTAGCTTACTACCTTCTATTGTTTTTCTATACTTTTTTCTaatcgaaaaataaacaatgacttTGATGAAAATAGTTATCAAAGATTTTAGATGTTCCCACTAGAGTGGTAGAGCAGTTCTTGcgattttttcacattctttgGACCCATCTTGATGTTAATTGCTACTTCACGCTCTACTTCATTTTGTATGTGAATGTCTATTTGCCGTGTGACTTTTTATACGAGGTATTATAAACATATCCTTATACTTTATCGTTGATGATATTTGGTGTTTTGTTTTATCGTTGATGATATTTGGTGTTTTGTTTCCATGTTCAACGAAACGTTCGTCGTTTTGGTATTTCGTTCAATGATGAACCTAATTagattcagatttttttcactgaattgAGAAATTTCGCGTGATTTTCGAAATCTTTCATTGGCGAAATAGGAAAAACGTCAACAGTTTGAATTCATCTTGAGATTCCAGCACGATAGAACATTACACGACATATTTtggatccttttttttgaaatcgttgAGTCAAAATCATGGAAGGATTTCCAAAATAAATGCCGAGAAGTttgaactatttttaaaatcaggATATACTTTGTCTGCACAAACAGATAAGTAACTAAAAATGAGATCATTACAAAGCACAGACGCATGTTTCAAAGTTGCATTTTATTAGCGCTTCCTATGAGGCCTTCTGCTTTGATTTCTGGTATTCAGATCACACGGTTGagtaatttcttctttgacAAAAATCGAAGCGGATTATTTAATGTTTGCTCACGAGTGGATAAAGTTGGCGCTAGATGTGATCAACTAGAGGAGCGCGAACGCTTGTCGCAACTCACATGCTCGTCTCTTTGCCACACACTCTCTTCCCTCTGCAACGCCTCAACCGAAAACACTTTGGAATTATTCGATGGCAGCCATGCTTTTGCTGATACGTTGAAGCAAAAAAGTTCAGCAGCACAGGACAGTAAGTACAGCATGAGGGTAATGCAAAACATGCTCTTTTAGTCGAGTAGAAGCGACCTGGACATcattgcagttgcgtaagcggctgcgctcgaagtgcgAATGACATAAAACCGAGACCATCGCTAGCTACACTCGGACTGGAACGATGATTGGTGCTACTCAAGTGTCCCACCCGGAACCTAACTGCTGCGTTCCTTAGAACCGCTTCTAGGGCAGCCACTTACGTAACAACACTGAGATTAAGGTCGCTGTGACCCGAATGTATCTGATCCAGGTCGGAATTTTACAAGTGTTTCGTTCTCATTACATATGTTGCggtgagaaaaacaaaatcaatgtCACCTCCCGTTCAAgtttgttgttctttgttgTTGAGGA
This is a stretch of genomic DNA from Necator americanus strain Aroian chromosome II, whole genome shotgun sequence. It encodes these proteins:
- a CDS encoding hypothetical protein (NECATOR_CHRII.G8046.T2), encoding MYCGKADLLSTEPGEQQQFTTSGDVFVMATQIDCENDMGNSPATIKVRQKICRHLAIIAAMKLLLFPLIGLVADGHGTQWKSVADQLSTVVAEATAVTLIHKENA